A genomic stretch from Mesotoga sp. BH458_6_3_2_1 includes:
- the xylB gene encoding xylulokinase — protein sequence MKYVIAYDLGTTGNKATLYGVNGKLLASSFSGYKTYHPGPNQVEQDPLEWWESVKKTTSDLIAKAGVNPEEIVAISFSGQMMGAIPVDKDGKLLRRAIIWADQRSVEQSARLEEVGNDFVYRLTGSRITPTYSGPKIAWIKDNEPEIYNKAYKFLNAKDYIVSRFTGEFGTDHSDASMTLLFDIENLKWSEKLVEVLGLDMEKLPTVTSSTNVVSEILPKVAEELGLSKKTLIVRGGGDGACACLGAGVVSPDEAYLYLGSSSWVSTCSTEPIFDEKSRTFNFAYPIEGFYCPTGTMQAGGASYHWAKDALCQHEEEKAKALGLSAFTIMDDLVDQTRPGAGNLVFLPYLLGERSPRWNINARGAFIGLSSTHRKADMLRAVLEGVAFNLKIVLDILETKGKFDKIRLIGGGAKGRNWKQIVADIFGKTVTVPEYLEEATSMGAAIIGAVGAGEMTFKEASTFVRDVQFIEYNPENHRYYERLFEVFDKAYSSLIETYEDLAKLRPYSN from the coding sequence ATGAAATACGTTATCGCATACGATCTGGGAACTACCGGGAACAAGGCGACACTCTATGGAGTAAACGGGAAGCTCCTCGCGAGTTCCTTCTCAGGTTACAAGACCTATCATCCCGGTCCGAATCAGGTAGAGCAGGATCCTCTGGAGTGGTGGGAGTCCGTCAAAAAGACGACCTCGGATCTCATTGCCAAGGCCGGTGTCAATCCCGAAGAGATAGTTGCTATAAGCTTCAGCGGACAGATGATGGGAGCCATCCCCGTGGACAAAGACGGAAAGCTTCTTAGAAGAGCCATCATATGGGCCGATCAGAGAAGCGTCGAACAGTCGGCAAGGCTCGAAGAAGTGGGCAATGATTTCGTCTACAGGCTTACCGGATCGAGGATAACGCCTACTTACTCCGGTCCGAAGATTGCCTGGATAAAGGACAACGAACCTGAAATATACAACAAGGCTTACAAGTTCCTGAATGCGAAGGATTACATCGTCTCCAGGTTTACCGGAGAGTTCGGAACGGACCATTCAGATGCATCAATGACGCTTCTCTTCGATATCGAAAATCTGAAATGGTCGGAAAAACTCGTTGAGGTTCTAGGGCTGGACATGGAGAAACTTCCCACCGTGACCTCCTCTACGAATGTCGTCTCGGAGATACTGCCGAAGGTGGCGGAGGAACTGGGACTGTCGAAGAAGACTCTAATAGTCCGCGGCGGCGGGGACGGCGCATGCGCCTGCCTCGGAGCAGGAGTTGTCAGTCCAGACGAGGCTTATTTATATCTCGGTTCGTCGAGCTGGGTGAGTACATGTTCCACGGAACCGATCTTCGACGAGAAGTCGAGGACATTTAACTTCGCATATCCCATTGAGGGTTTCTATTGCCCGACCGGAACAATGCAGGCCGGGGGAGCTTCGTATCACTGGGCTAAGGACGCTCTCTGCCAGCATGAAGAAGAGAAGGCAAAGGCGCTGGGGCTGAGCGCATTCACTATTATGGACGATCTTGTTGACCAGACAAGACCCGGTGCGGGAAACCTGGTCTTCCTGCCTTATCTGCTTGGGGAGAGAAGCCCGAGGTGGAACATCAATGCTAGAGGAGCCTTCATTGGACTGTCCTCGACACATAGAAAGGCCGACATGCTTAGAGCGGTACTCGAAGGTGTGGCCTTCAACCTGAAAATAGTCCTGGATATTCTCGAGACTAAGGGAAAATTCGACAAGATTCGCCTTATCGGCGGAGGAGCAAAGGGAAGGAACTGGAAACAGATTGTGGCCGATATATTCGGAAAGACGGTTACGGTACCCGAGTATCTCGAAGAGGCAACCTCAATGGGAGCGGCCATTATTGGTGCTGTTGGAGCTGGAGAGATGACGTTCAAGGAAGCGTCTACTTTTGTGAGGGATGTTCAGTTTATCGAGTACAACCCAGAGAATCACAGGTACTACGAAAGACTTTTCGAAGTTTTCGATAAGGCCTACAGTTCGCTCATAGAAACCTATGAAGACCTTGCTAAACTGAGACCGTATTCGAATTAG
- the hxlB gene encoding 6-phospho-3-hexuloisomerase: MKFESTLDLVIDEIKSVLAGVTDESIEELSGSILEAKRVFLFAMGRSGLAMKAFAMRLMHLGLKVHVVGEVTSPSLGEGDLLIVGSASGETPSVVLNSKKARKVGAGIASITASKESTVAGLSDMVITVPTKTPKVPDRAGVSSVQPMGNLFEQSLLILTDIIVMNLMERLSIDSEMMFKNHANLE; the protein is encoded by the coding sequence ATGAAATTTGAAAGCACTCTTGATCTTGTTATTGACGAGATAAAATCAGTCCTTGCCGGAGTTACAGATGAATCAATCGAGGAACTTTCCGGGAGTATTCTAGAAGCAAAAAGAGTCTTTCTCTTTGCGATGGGCCGCTCTGGCCTGGCGATGAAGGCATTCGCGATGAGGCTCATGCATCTAGGCTTGAAAGTCCATGTTGTGGGTGAAGTGACCAGCCCCTCTTTGGGAGAGGGAGACCTCTTAATCGTCGGATCTGCTTCTGGGGAGACTCCTTCTGTGGTTCTTAACTCCAAGAAGGCACGAAAAGTTGGAGCCGGAATAGCTTCTATAACTGCGAGCAAGGAATCTACAGTAGCAGGACTCAGCGATATGGTTATTACAGTTCCCACGAAGACACCCAAAGTCCCCGATAGGGCTGGTGTCTCTTCGGTTCAACCGATGGGGAATCTATTCGAACAATCACTGTTGATTCTAACGGATATTATTGTAATGAATTTAATGGAGAGATTGAGCATAGATTCGGAAATGATGTTCAAGAACCACGCAAATCTCGAATAA
- the rbsD gene encoding D-ribose pyranase produces MKKSGILNKEICNLIGSMGHTDLLVISDSGLPIASDRYRIDVSIVGGKPGVFDVLDPVLEELEVEKVIFSEEMKTVSPKCLEDTLKHLPEGIEVEFVPHVRFKELTNKQSKGVIRTGEQIPYSSIILVGGVTY; encoded by the coding sequence ATGAAGAAAAGTGGAATTCTAAATAAAGAGATATGCAATCTTATAGGTTCGATGGGCCACACAGACTTATTGGTAATATCTGACTCAGGTCTGCCCATTGCTTCCGACAGATACAGGATAGATGTCAGTATTGTAGGCGGGAAGCCAGGTGTCTTCGACGTTCTCGATCCTGTTCTTGAAGAGTTGGAAGTCGAGAAGGTGATCTTCTCTGAAGAGATGAAAACCGTTAGTCCGAAGTGTCTTGAAGATACTTTGAAGCACCTGCCCGAAGGAATAGAAGTGGAATTCGTTCCCCATGTCAGATTCAAGGAACTCACCAACAAGCAATCAAAGGGAGTTATCAGAACCGGCGAGCAGATACCATACTCCAGTATCATTCTCGTTGGCGGGGTAACCTATTGA
- a CDS encoding orotidine 5'-phosphate decarboxylase / HUMPS family protein, translating to MIRLQLANDTHIKASFLKTAREVADYIDILEVGTPAVLAHGVALVREIREILPEHEILADMKIVDGGYLEAAMAFENGADIVTVLGFASFKTISEVRKAADQFGGELMLDTIEISDLQSFAEKVSPLSPDYICIHTSADLSGVGESMHLLEYAKKIEIVRRVLPDAKIAVAGGISPDNLSHVFPLKPDVVIAGRSIWEADNPARVASEIKKRLEKGS from the coding sequence ATGATCCGTTTACAACTAGCAAACGATACTCACATAAAGGCCAGCTTTCTAAAGACCGCCAGAGAAGTTGCGGATTATATAGACATTCTCGAAGTCGGTACGCCTGCCGTTCTTGCGCACGGTGTGGCTCTGGTAAGAGAGATAAGGGAAATCCTGCCGGAACATGAGATTCTTGCAGATATGAAGATTGTTGATGGAGGTTATCTCGAAGCGGCGATGGCCTTTGAAAACGGGGCGGATATCGTAACGGTTCTCGGATTCGCTTCCTTCAAAACGATTTCGGAAGTCAGGAAAGCTGCCGATCAGTTTGGCGGAGAGCTAATGTTGGACACAATAGAGATTTCGGATCTCCAATCCTTTGCCGAAAAGGTCTCTCCTCTATCACCGGATTATATATGCATCCACACCTCGGCCGATCTGAGCGGTGTAGGTGAGAGCATGCACCTTCTTGAGTACGCGAAAAAGATAGAAATTGTACGGAGAGTTCTTCCAGACGCAAAGATCGCCGTTGCTGGCGGAATATCTCCCGACAATCTCTCCCATGTCTTCCCGCTGAAGCCCGATGTAGTGATCGCGGGACGATCGATCTGGGAGGCTGATAACCCTGCAAGAGTGGCCTCGGAGATAAAGAAGAGACTGGAGAAGGGCTCATGA
- a CDS encoding zinc-binding dehydrogenase, whose amino-acid sequence MKAAFVKSPFKFEIREVDLPPLKPNDVLVKIKASGICGTDLHTARTEAKDWQSFGHEIVGIVEKVGSNVENVKVGQSVLVESGSFCGTCEDCRNGRMDLCHDRAPNVFIRAERENLTMGFAEKVIIDKQNAVPFEGVSYEEVSLVEPMGVALDLAYTVDPKLNDDVLVVGLGPIGLMAVQIVKAMGARRIFVANHSRSKIRIDVAKSFGVEDVILVDKTPISSYKFPKGGVDRALVTAPPYVIPEVLDVMNFGGVVGFIGIDYGEGRFIKFDANKFHFNKLQLRASHAVPALYFPRCVDMIKSGAVNVKPLITDTFKLEDIGEMMVKAENEKDKVIKAVMLD is encoded by the coding sequence GTGAAAGCCGCGTTTGTGAAATCACCATTCAAATTTGAGATCCGGGAGGTCGATCTTCCCCCTCTGAAACCGAATGACGTACTGGTGAAAATAAAGGCCTCTGGCATCTGCGGCACAGATCTTCACACCGCGAGAACTGAAGCCAAAGACTGGCAGTCTTTCGGCCACGAAATAGTGGGCATTGTGGAAAAGGTCGGTTCAAATGTCGAAAATGTCAAGGTCGGACAGAGTGTACTGGTGGAAAGCGGTTCTTTCTGCGGGACATGCGAGGATTGCAGAAACGGTCGAATGGATCTCTGCCATGACAGAGCACCCAACGTCTTCATACGAGCCGAGAGAGAAAATCTGACTATGGGCTTTGCCGAGAAGGTAATAATAGATAAACAAAATGCGGTGCCATTCGAAGGAGTCTCGTACGAAGAAGTCTCTCTCGTCGAGCCAATGGGAGTTGCGCTTGATCTAGCATACACAGTCGATCCCAAGCTGAACGACGACGTGCTGGTAGTTGGCCTAGGCCCTATCGGTCTCATGGCCGTTCAGATAGTCAAGGCCATGGGAGCGAGAAGAATCTTTGTCGCCAACCATTCCAGATCTAAGATAAGGATAGATGTCGCAAAGAGCTTCGGAGTGGAGGATGTCATACTCGTCGACAAGACCCCGATCAGCTCCTATAAATTCCCCAAGGGCGGAGTCGATAGAGCTCTCGTAACCGCACCGCCTTACGTGATCCCCGAAGTTCTTGACGTCATGAATTTTGGAGGAGTTGTCGGCTTCATCGGAATAGACTACGGTGAGGGACGCTTCATAAAGTTCGATGCGAACAAGTTCCACTTCAACAAACTTCAGCTAAGAGCCTCGCATGCAGTTCCGGCTCTGTACTTCCCGAGATGTGTAGATATGATAAAGAGCGGAGCAGTAAATGTGAAACCGCTGATCACCGATACCTTCAAACTGGAAGATATAGGTGAGATGATGGTCAAGGCCGAGAACGAGAAAGACAAAGTAATCAAAGCAGTAATGCTAGATTGA
- a CDS encoding ABC transporter ATP-binding protein produces MKILSTEGLKKFFPIKAGVFLQVVGHVRAMQSVTLEINRGETIGVVGESGCGKSTLGRTIVKIYEPTGGKIVYHDENGEEHDITKGLGKNVRSKFRRDVQMIFQNPFDSLDPRMTVRDIIREPIEAHNLLSKNEAEDYVGELLMKVGLYPEYAQRYPHEFSGGQRQRIAIARSISVRPRLIICDEPTSALDVSVQSQIINLLQELRDESEMSYIFISHNLDVVHHMSDRIMVMYLGNVVETAEARELFNNPAHPYTKALMASIPNWDPENRKLQNIRLEGEPPSPINPPPGCPFHPRCPYNMDICSKEMPGNFEVAEGHTAACWLHETKGVVGGSG; encoded by the coding sequence ATGAAGATACTTTCTACCGAAGGACTTAAGAAGTTCTTCCCGATAAAGGCCGGTGTCTTTCTACAGGTAGTTGGTCATGTAAGGGCAATGCAGTCTGTAACCCTTGAGATAAACAGGGGAGAGACTATTGGAGTAGTCGGGGAGTCGGGCTGTGGCAAGAGCACTCTGGGCAGGACCATAGTGAAGATCTACGAGCCAACCGGCGGGAAGATAGTTTATCATGACGAAAATGGAGAGGAACACGACATAACCAAAGGACTTGGGAAAAACGTGCGCTCGAAGTTCCGGAGAGATGTTCAGATGATCTTTCAGAATCCCTTCGATTCTCTTGACCCTAGAATGACGGTAAGGGATATCATAAGGGAACCGATCGAGGCACATAACCTCTTATCTAAGAACGAAGCAGAGGATTATGTGGGAGAGCTTCTGATGAAAGTCGGCCTTTATCCCGAATACGCACAGCGTTACCCTCACGAATTTTCCGGGGGACAAAGGCAGAGGATCGCGATTGCCCGTTCGATATCTGTTAGACCACGGTTGATTATTTGCGATGAACCTACATCTGCTCTCGATGTCTCAGTTCAGAGTCAGATCATAAACCTGCTGCAAGAGCTGAGGGACGAAAGCGAGATGTCCTACATCTTTATCTCGCACAATCTAGACGTCGTACACCATATGAGCGACAGAATAATGGTAATGTATCTGGGAAACGTCGTAGAGACTGCCGAAGCGAGAGAGCTCTTCAACAACCCCGCGCACCCTTACACAAAGGCACTTATGGCTTCGATTCCAAACTGGGATCCCGAGAACCGAAAGCTTCAGAATATCAGACTGGAAGGGGAGCCACCTAGCCCGATAAATCCACCACCTGGATGTCCATTTCACCCTAGATGCCCCTACAATATGGACATCTGCAGCAAAGAAATGCCTGGTAACTTTGAGGTGGCCGAGGGCCATACAGCCGCCTGCTGGCTGCATGAAACGAAAGGCGTGGTCGGGGGTAGCGGATAG
- a CDS encoding GntR family transcriptional regulator, whose product MLFNADRRIALDRASPVPLYYQIYRIISDYMKEPGAVGRKLPTEEAMMKVFDVSRATVRRALQALESSGQISRSRGRGTIVTNNASQEQLTTIRSFTEQMRLESHVPITKVVEVKRVKAGPEMARILQVSEEEELLQVTRLRGNESYFPLALFISFLTSRSNLTGKENFEGSLYELMRNKGTAVVEGDAIIEGRLAEGRIAKLLRIEEGAPILYYERVGCTALGEHVELVQCWYEATHYKFRIHLTTKI is encoded by the coding sequence ATGCTTTTTAATGCAGACAGAAGAATAGCCCTTGATAGAGCAAGTCCGGTTCCACTCTACTACCAGATATACAGGATAATTTCTGATTATATGAAGGAACCGGGCGCCGTTGGCAGAAAACTTCCAACGGAAGAAGCAATGATGAAAGTGTTCGATGTTAGCAGGGCGACCGTTAGGAGAGCTTTACAGGCCTTGGAAAGCAGCGGACAGATCTCCAGGTCCCGTGGAAGAGGGACTATCGTAACGAACAACGCTTCTCAGGAGCAGCTTACAACCATCCGAAGCTTCACTGAACAGATGAGGCTCGAGAGCCATGTGCCGATAACGAAGGTTGTTGAGGTAAAGAGAGTCAAGGCCGGTCCTGAGATGGCAAGAATTCTCCAGGTATCGGAAGAGGAAGAGCTGCTTCAGGTTACCAGACTGAGGGGAAATGAATCCTACTTTCCTCTTGCGCTATTTATATCCTTTCTCACGTCTAGATCAAACCTAACGGGAAAAGAAAACTTCGAGGGTTCTCTTTATGAACTGATGAGAAATAAAGGAACGGCCGTTGTTGAGGGAGATGCGATCATAGAAGGACGGCTCGCCGAGGGGAGAATAGCGAAGCTTCTGAGGATAGAAGAGGGAGCGCCGATCCTATATTACGAAAGAGTTGGTTGCACTGCCCTGGGTGAGCATGTGGAGCTGGTGCAGTGCTGGTACGAAGCGACCCACTATAAATTCCGGATACATTTGACTACAAAGATTTGA
- a CDS encoding aldo/keto reductase, whose product MKYKKVEKIEEKLSALGYGCWGISGPSFWDGTTDEDSIKTIQRAIAGGINFFDVAPVYGLGHAEEVLGKAMKGSRDKIFIATKCGLLWDDQGRTRNCLKPESIRKEIEDSLRRLGTDHVDLYQLHWPDPEVKIEETMETMVELKNEGKIRYIGLSNFSIPEAKRAMKVGEVCSMQGLYNMLERNPKSYHNIPLDYKVEKEVLPFVLKNRMAFLPYSPLFQGLLAGAISDNKKFTEHDVRAANPKLNTPEFNKYYEVVVELNKLAHEVGKPLSHIAINWLIRNEAVTSVIAGAQKVEQLEQNLGAVEWDMDDGLYERIEEIISSSNLEL is encoded by the coding sequence TTGAAGTACAAAAAAGTGGAGAAGATAGAAGAGAAACTGTCGGCGCTCGGTTACGGTTGCTGGGGAATCTCAGGCCCCTCTTTCTGGGATGGGACGACTGATGAAGACTCGATCAAGACGATCCAGAGGGCAATAGCCGGAGGAATAAACTTCTTTGATGTTGCGCCTGTGTACGGTCTGGGACATGCAGAGGAGGTCCTCGGAAAGGCAATGAAAGGCTCCAGGGATAAGATCTTTATTGCAACCAAGTGCGGTCTTCTCTGGGACGATCAGGGAAGAACGAGAAACTGTCTCAAACCGGAGAGCATAAGAAAAGAGATCGAAGACAGTCTCAGAAGACTCGGAACGGATCATGTAGATCTCTATCAGCTTCACTGGCCCGATCCGGAGGTCAAAATCGAAGAGACGATGGAGACAATGGTCGAGCTGAAGAATGAGGGAAAGATCAGATACATTGGGCTGTCAAACTTCTCTATTCCCGAGGCAAAAAGGGCAATGAAGGTTGGAGAGGTATGCAGCATGCAAGGTCTCTACAACATGCTCGAAAGGAACCCAAAGAGCTATCACAATATTCCGCTCGATTACAAAGTCGAAAAGGAAGTCCTTCCGTTCGTTTTGAAAAATAGAATGGCATTTCTGCCATACAGCCCGCTCTTTCAAGGTCTCTTGGCTGGAGCGATAAGCGATAATAAGAAGTTTACTGAACACGACGTGCGGGCAGCAAATCCGAAGCTAAATACACCTGAGTTCAACAAGTACTACGAAGTTGTCGTGGAACTGAATAAGTTGGCACATGAGGTAGGAAAGCCGCTGAGTCACATAGCCATTAACTGGCTTATCAGAAACGAAGCGGTGACTTCGGTAATTGCGGGCGCTCAGAAGGTCGAACAGCTTGAGCAGAATCTCGGCGCCGTCGAATGGGATATGGATGACGGACTGTACGAAAGGATAGAAGAGATAATCTCCAGTTCCAATCTAGAGCTCTAG